Proteins co-encoded in one Papaver somniferum cultivar HN1 chromosome 5, ASM357369v1, whole genome shotgun sequence genomic window:
- the LOC113279163 gene encoding uncharacterized protein LOC113279163, translating into MDHTVRNVTSLHWDKGGTEGGPTIHSHDKYYLCDAAYSHTQGFMCPYRNIRCWIGDYRRVPLTAKEENFNQAHARLRNVIERTFGVLKVRFPVLSKMPSYSFETQRDIIIACMSIHNFLRRNALDDWLFKEYENETFDMNEKQVEVKVEAKTEKNAPRLFGRQEQIYMNNLRDEIASLF; encoded by the exons ATGGATCACACAGTTAGAAATGTTACTTCTCTGCATTGGGATAAGGGTGGAACAGAAGGGGGCCCCACCATCCACTCACACG ACAAATACTATCTATGTGATGCTGCGTACTCTCATACACAGGGGTTTATGTGTCCGTATCGCAACATAAGGTGTTGGATAGGTGATTATCGAAGAGTACCTCTAACGGCAAAAGAGGAGAATTTTAATCAAGCCCATGCTCGATTGAGGAATGTGATTGAGAGAACATTCGGGGTATTGAAAGTAAGATTTCCCGTCTTAAGTAAAATGCCTTCTTACTCATTTGAGACTCAAAGAGATATCATCATTGCTTGCATGTCAATACATAACTTTCTACGTCGTAATGCATTGGATGATTGGCTATTTAAAGAATATGAGAATGAGACATTTGATATGAATGAGAAACAGGTGGAAGTCAAAGTGGaagcaaaaacagaaaaaaatgcACCTCGTCTGTTTGGACGACAAGAGCAGATATATATGAACAATTTACGTGATGAGATAGCTAGTCTCTTttag